The genomic DNA TCCAGCGGATCGACGCAGGATTTCTCGCGCTCCAGCTCCGGCGGGCAGCGGACCTCCGGCGGCGGCACTTCACGCATCCTTTCTATCGCGTGTgcaacggagaaggcgacgaccTCCCAGGCATTGTTCTCGATAGGTCAGTCCTGAATCTCTGCCGAAAAGATCGGAATCGCGAGCGCTCTCTGTGAGCAGACGTGGCACGGgaccgagaaaaacgcccgCAGCGCGTGGagcaggtgtacgtacagccgAGGCACCGCgacgttttctgtttcccatTTGGTCGATGGTTGTCCACCGCTTTTTTGTGTCCACTATCCACCATCTAATGGACTTTGTCGCACACAGCAGCGCTGCTGCCCTGGGAGACCGTTCTCGAACCAGCCGCGTTTTGAGGTGTTTTTTGCACGCCATTGTTCAGTGGAACTTGTCGTTTTCCGTGCTGGTTGCCTTGTGACATAGGTACGGCCCGCATTTTGTCCTTCAGCTGAATGCTGCGGGCCTGGACGACTTCCTCCCGGTCCTCCAGTCGGTCATTGAAGACGTCTTCGAAGCGGAGCTGACAACGTTGCTCCTTCGGAATGATTCGCCCTTGAGGCGGCTCGAAAAACTCCCCTTGACGAAATCCTTCCTTTCAGGTACGCGTCTCCATGCTTCCTTCTAAGCCCTTGTACGGCGATATCCGCACCTAGTGTTTTCGGATTTTCGCAAGGTCGAGGCAGTCTGCTGGTTGAGCTGACGGGCGTGATCTGGCCGCCTCCGTCTGCTCCCAGCTATGCCGGATTAGGACTATGATCAGCTATTCGTATTTGCACGTGTACGAAAGCATGTGTGTCTGTACGGGAATATGTATTTGCGTACACATGTAAGCGCTACCACGACAAGACTAAGAAAGTGCACCGGGGCACAGACAGGTCAGACTGACAGTTGAAGATTTGTCCCACCACGCCGGCTGCTCTAGGCTACTCTCTGCCCCTCCATACATCTCGCTGTGTTGTTGGAGTGCACCCGGAATTTTCGATTCTGCTTGGTTCGTGATGGTGCAGGCTACCGAGACACCCCTGTCGAAGTTTTTGAGAATGGGAGCACTTTTCTGGTCGATCTcctggaaggagacagaacaggGTGGAATTTCCAGCAACGCCCCACGCGCGAGAtgctcgcccctctctgccgccggcGATCCGTTCTTGGTCAGCaagggggagaaaaagagacggcggcTGCGCCGCAGGAACAAGCGTTGCGTCAAtccaaacgcgagagacgtaGTTGAGTAACATCAGTCGCTGTGCACAGATGAGAAAATGTGTAGGAGGCAGGTGCCGTTGCAAActgaacagaaaaaaagcaaaTGATCGAACGTAGCGTCTCACACCAGAATCGAAACACGCGAATGACGGCACGTTGGTACACGAATGCAATCGtacgtgcatgtgcatctgCACATGCATTTTATCCCAACAATATATGAAGGGGATGTCGAGGAGATAACGGCTGACGTCTCAGATGCTTTGGGAAGGACGCTCGCCGTAATTATGAAAGCTACAAAAGGGCcaccgcccccccccccaatAATCAAGGTCTTTTGGAGCAGTTTCCTACATTGAAGCGCCGGCGACGTGGCCCAATGGATAGGGCGTCTGACTTCGGATCAGAAGGTTGTGGGTTCGAGTCCCATCGTCGTCATACCTCGAGGCGGCTTTCGCCGTGTGGCAGAAAACGGTTTTAGTGATTCCAGCGTTTCTCATTTGAATTTCGAGACGTAGATATCGTCTTGTTCTACGTCGTTGCTCCCTACACGCGTTCCGTCGTCGCACGGTCCCTATCACACTGCCCGCCCAGAACACACTGGTCTGCATGCTCCACTGAGACGGTACCAACATCACGCTCACAGCCGCCTTGTTGGTTGTTTTTCCTGTTGTTCCTTTCAGATATGTTTTCTCACGGAGGCGCGTTTGGAATTCAAGCCGCCACACACGGGGCCTCTACGGTAGTCTGCGTACACCCGTCGGCTGCCGCTGTAGAGCTTGGCCTGCAGAATATAGATGCGAACAACTTCGCAGATCGCGTAGTACACGTTCAGTCTGGcattcttccttttcttcttcagttCAATGCAGACAGCGTAGTGGCAACACCATCTCGTTTTGCTGGAGTCTCGCGGGCTGGTTCTGCGTGTACCTCTGCTGCCGCTTTTTCGGGCGGTCCCCCGTCCGTGCCAGGATGCACTCGAGAACCTGCTTCAGATGAAAGGACAGCAAAAGCTGTTGCAGTCGCACGAAGCTCAGGCATAGAAAAGTTTGATGTTGTAATGCTGGACATGCCCCCggtgttctctctgccgaTGTCGAAGGCGGCCGAACAGATTGGGCACATCCTACGAGCGGCAGTGAATGTTACGGCAGAGGGGGGGCTTCTGTTCGTGGGAGTAGAGAGTACGGCAATAGGACGCTTGGAACTCCTCTCCCTCATTAGAAGGCAAGTCACAAAAAGTGGATATTCGGAATGAAATGCGCTCATATGTCCAGACATTTCGACAGACCTTCCCCATAGCCACACGAAATCGGGGGGCACCTTAAGATTCGATCTCATGATAAACAGTCACGGCGTTGAAATACGAGAAACTTGTATCCATCTAGTAACACAGGACGATTCTAGAAGAGGGAAGTCTTGAGAGCTCAATTCTGTTATTGGCTGCGTCGTGATACACTAACGCAAAAGGGAATGTGCGGCGAGACGTTCAAAACCTGCCACGATGGAAACCTTCCTCCTTGCCAGTGCGCGGAACGACAACTGTATGACGGTCTTTCAGCCACCGAGCATTGCTGCTATTCAGGCAGCCTCAAGTGTTCTCTTGTGTTGTCCTTCAGAGTACTGCAGGTgtgcggcgaagacggaagagggcGTCAAGGAAGAATTGTCGGAGAGGGAATCCAGGCAATCGACCATCCGATTCACTTAGCACTTCCCGAATCGAGGCATAATCACTCGTATCTTCTTGTCTTGGACTGAGCGGGATAGAGTTTCTGTTTACTCGCGCAGCCAGGCCCGAGTAACGTCCAAGAAGGGAGTGGCGGACTGTCGCTGTGGTCCGTCCAGAAGTAGAGCaagggaaagacgcaggATGCATTTTTCCTGTTCGCGCTCAGAGATTAAACGGACTGTATCTCAACGCCTAGAACCGATGAAGAAGGATTTATGACGAAAATTGCACCGGCCTAGTGCAGAACTTGAGACCAGTCGCTCTGAGGAGTATGCATTCCACCGAAAGCGCAGCGATTATGCCATGTGCTGAAACAGAGGATTAGCAACTTGGTTTTCCTGTTCTTGCTGACTCAAATATGGTTGGTGagttctttttcccgtcttgCATCCACGTATCGATCACTGCTTTCAAGCTGTTCGTTTGCAAAAGTGAGTTCCGAGCCGCTCGCTTTCAGACTGCGGCTGTACCGCGGAGCCTACAGCTCTCCATCTTGAAAACTGTATGGGATCACTCGAACACGCGAGAAGTGAGCATACTGGTTCTCCCTGGAACGCCTTTGAATTTCACGTGCCCGGAAAACGGCTGCTGTTCTCTTATTTCCTCGGGAGCTACAATCTTTCACTCTCAACGCTAAAATCGGGAAAAGAGCCGGGTGATACCGAAGGAATCGACAGTCGGCAACTTTCGATTTCGATTGGTTTTGAGAAAAACGTCGCCCCTTAGCTCCCTTTGCGGTGTATGCTTTTGCCAAGGATCCAGAACCCCCGTCGAGTGTTGGGTTTTGATGCGAATGTAACGGTGATGGGCAGGAGATAGAAAAGGGTGAAATTATTTGTTCACTGCCGCTTTCGGGCAGCAGTGAACGACATCAGACGAGGGAATCGCGCCAGCGACCAAATAGAAAACTGAGTTGTTCCAATCGTTTTTcatggagagacagcatTTTGGACGGCCTTTTTCCGAGTTCGTGAACGAACGCCCGGTGAACGGAGGAATCCCTAAGGCGTCTGCCTCTGGCTCAGTTACTCCCAGCACAACTCTTTACTCTGGAAGCCTGTCGGCTTATCGTGTTGCTACAACAATGCCTGCTTGCTAGATCCATTACAAACCCTGGCGCCACTCCCATTgcatctttcttctgtcgacCGGGACGATGACTCCTACTGGTTCATGTTTTATAGGTGGCATCCTCTCCACGATTCCCGTCACCCTcgcttttcgctttctcctaAACCTAGTCCTATACGTTTCCTGCTTCAGTTACAGAAGAACATGAACTCAAATCGGTCAATCCCGCCACAGCTGTGACTCCCAGCCGGCTTTTTCCGCCGCTTGGAAGCGTTGCGGGCATCTGCTCAGACTCTCCAGCCGATCGCCTGCGAAAACAACCTGGAATTGAGAACTGTGAAGTACCTTTGACGcatccagagagagacatgcgcCTCTGATGAGGCCTCACGAGACGGCTGCGTTTCGgggcgtgtgtgtcttgtgGAAAAGCTGGACACGCGACATCGCTGCATGCCACATCTGGATCCGTAGACTGGCAAAGACCCGGGGAAAACCCCGAGTTTTCTGGGCGTTCCAGAAAACCCCTCCGTTCCGCGACAGTGAATGACCCATACTGTGGCAGGTGTTGTCGGGAAAGTTCTATTGAACGGAAGAGTGGCCTGGATGCCTTCCATTGTTTTCCTTATCGCTTTTCGTTGCATGCAGTGTCCTGCCGTACCCGCTCTGATCTGGACGCCGCTCGCAGCTTCCGCATTCGTCctccccccttttcttctctcccttcacgACCTCCAATCTTTCCCCTCCAATGTCCTTCTTCATTTCTTCTGAAAACAGCGTGTGTCCCCTATGTTCAGTGCGCTGCATCCTTTCCTACTGCCGCCAGTTCGATTCCGAGTCCATgcccgtctccctcgcagcgtctccgcttATCTCGTCGTCCAgatgtctcttctgtctctctccatagTCTTGTCTTGCgttgccttttcgtcttcttgtTGGCCGTGATGTCTTCTCCttgtttcttcgcgtcgAGGCGGTTTCCTCCGTCCCAAccttctctgccgctgtGCGCGCGCACTGGGAAACACCTGTAGGTTTCGACCGCTTCGAGCCGCGCCTTTCACAAAAATGCATGCCGCGATTCTCGCCGAGATGGATGCTCGTGTctgccgcctttctctgtgtctccccctctctgtctcagTGTCCCGGTCGAAGCTCCCAAACCGGTGCGCCTTTTTTGTATCCCTTCTCATCTGTCTTCACAGCCCTGGGTATCTGGTCACCGCCATAGCCACATgccctccttctcccttttctttttcgaagccttctctgtccttcaGACCGTTCGAGGGGATCCGcccgtctctgcctgcttcCCAGGTTACGGCCTCCTGTCTGCcatctccgtcttctcttccgtctccgtcttcgtctccgtcttcgtcgtcctgctctgcttcctcgcctaATTCTCTCCAGAGCGCTGCCAGGCCTCGGGTTGCCTCTGCCCCGCACTGCTgccactctctctcccgttctcccttttttgcgtcttcttcgctcacGCGCAAACCACCCCTCACCTCCGAACTCCAACCCTGGACTGCGTCTGTTCCGAgggtctgtgtgtctctccgcctcgtcgcctcgtgtgcgtcttcttccaccCAGCAGACAAACGCTGCATGCGACCAGCGTGTCCGTCCgctctccctgtcgcctgctgccatccttccttcccttcccttccattcttctgtctctcctctcaccaAAAGACGGACGCGTGCATCCAAGCTCGGCCCTTCCCACCAAACGAGACACTCCCTCTTGGCGGgctcgtttctgtctttcgccccgtctcccgccgtcttcccgtcttcctcgcgcatTCCCCAGAGACGCCAGATCCCAACGCACACgctttcttgttcttcgcctgcgtcttctcgggcgttctctttcctctctgtctcctctgagACCTCTGCCTGCAGTCGACGGCCCAAAACCCGAGCCTCGCGTCCAggcttctcgcctgctgtctttccctcccgATTatcttcgccgtcttttcctctctcgccgtcttctgcgtcctctccgcGCTTtccggcgcgcctcgcgctctctgcccctgcttttccgctgtctctggagccCGGCGAGGAAGTTGGCGAGGACTCAGGCGAGAACAGGCCGTGGGACGAACACGCTTTCGCctcccccttcctcgtcgacgctTTTGCGCGCGGCGTGATCGCTCACGGAAacgctctcgcgcgtcttgaCCGCCTTCTGGTGGCGTGGACTGGCGCGGTAGTCGCACGCGAAACCGACAAAAGACAAAGTGAGGAACCTGctcgcgcgcatgcgccacgAACTCCCGGCAACCCTGGAACCGGCGAAACGCATgcctctgcctgtctccgcgcgcggCTGCCGTCTGTGTCTGACGCATGCGACCAAGCGTCTCTGAAAGCGGCAAAGAGGAGCtgcgcagctggagaagaacaTAACAGCCAAGATGCCActgcaggaagagacggcgaagacgccagcTGCGACcagcctctctcgttctACCTGGGAATCGACTTGACAGGCAGAAGTCTCCACATCGGTcaccttctcccgcttcttctcctcagGCGGCTGCAGTGCCTCCAGTTGGTGCGACCGGTCATTCTCCTCGGCACCGCAACGACGCTCGTCGGGGATCCAACAGGCAAGTTCCAGCACAACTTCGTGAAGCCGCGAactgtcttttcctcgtctctctctgcgcgctcGAGCCGGACACTGCGGTCGCAGCCGTCGCTGTTGGACTCCGTCCTGCAAGACGTGGACGCAGAGGCCGGATGTCGCTCAGGTGAGGAAGGCCGTGGCGAGTTGGCGGCCCGCGACTTTTCCCGCCACGCGTTCTGTTTGGATGCAAACAAGACGGCGAAGATTGACGAGAACCGCGCGGCGATTGCGCGGCAACTGACCTCCATTTTCAATCTCGACGTCTCGGATCCGAGCGGCGGCTTTCCTCTGCCTGCTTCTCCCGCAACTGCCAAGCCGCCGCCGGCGACGATTGTGGAAAACCGCGCATGGCTCGGCGGCTTGTCCTCGCTCGACTTCTTGACTGAGTTCGGCGCGtacctgtctctgccgcgactcctctcccgctcgaGCGTGGAGGAGACACTCGGGCCCTGTCTCCCTGCCCGAAACACGCCCACACGGtcgggcgacgcaggcgcgcagCCCCAGAAGGCCGCGAGCAAAGCGAActtctcgttcgcctctctcgcgtacTCGGTACTGCAGGCGGTGGATTGGAGCTTtctgcggcggcgcctcggcgtcgtcgGCCaggtgggggggggggaccaGTGGGGCAACATCGCCACGGGTCTCGAGCTCgcccgacgaagagacaacgCGCGACTCTTCGGGATCACCACGCCTCTGCTCCTACACCGAAGCGGCGTGAAGATGGGCAAGAGTGGCAGCCCAGGAGGGACAGGGACGCGCACGGGGACCGACAGCGCCTTTagacggggagacgagggggaAGGCGGGCGCGTAGACGAGAGCCGAAGGGGACATTCGACGCTGCCCAAGAGCCCTGGAGGAAAGACCGTCTGGCTAAGAAAAGACTTGACGCCGCCCGTCGAATTCTGGCAGCACTGGCGAAATGTCGACGACGGAGATGTGCGAAGGTGAGAGACAAGGGATCAGGTTCGCTGGAGGGTTTGACGGGTCCAGACGCGTTTGGGAGACTGAGGACACGGCTCGAAGAACCGGAACTCGACCTGGCGCGTCTCGGGTCGGGgtttcgcttcctgctcTGCCTTCAGTCGCGCGTgtgcctcctctttctcgttttgtTTTTGCTGAGCGTGCgaagtcttcttccctctcgttccgctctcttccactGCATCCCAACGCTCGTCACTGTGGTGTGTGGGCGcctgcctctgtgtctcgtctcgcggcTCGAGTGAGTCTCTGGCTGCCTTTTTGCTGCGTGAGGGGTTGACCccactctctctgtgcttgcccccgcgcatgcatttcTGTGCCTTCCGGCTCCGGTCCCTGTTCCCGCTGTCTCAATGCCGCAGACTGCTCCGCTGGTTCACGCTGCTGTCCGTTCCGGAGATCGACGCGCTAGAGGAAGACACGCGGCACTGCGGTGAGCGCGGCCTCAACTACTTGAAGGTACGAGCAGCGAGGACATCCTAGGCATCGCACACGTCCGACCTCGGGCCCGAAGTCGATCTCAAACTCCCACGCACGAGCGAGGACCGAAAGGAAGGCAGCGTGAaagcgcggcgagagcgtGATGCTGCGCGGTAAAACGGGGGCGGTGACGCTCGCTAATCCAGAGCTGGCGAGATAGCGTTCCAGATCCGgaggaggggaaaggcaGCCGCAGCGCAGTCCATCGAAAGGGTGGGGCTATGGAAACTGCATGGAGGTAAACGGTTCGCATATCTCGCACGATGTGTTGCTCCGAGAGGGGCCGCACCCTGTTTCGAGGCATTTCTAGCCTTCTGCGTGtatttctctcgcttccatcCCGCGCGTGCTCGCAGGAAGTGCTGGCCGACCACGTGACCACCCTCGTCCACGGCTCGAGTATCACGCGGGCCGTCCGAGCCGTCGTGACAGCCGGACGGCAACAGAGCtccttcgcgttcgcctcggcgccggcgctccCTCTGCGCCCTCCAGAATATGCAGGATCCGAGTcggaagcaggcgaaaacgaaaccGCGGAGACCGTCGAGGTTTCAGGCGCTCTGCCGCCGACGCACTTTCTGAGGCGGTCCTGGCTAGGAGCAgcacgcgcggcggcgggcAACGCTGAAGGTTCCGCCAGCCCTGTGCGCTCTCCTGCGGAGTGTCGCGACTCAGGTTCGCTGGGAAACGGCGCGGGCGAGGGCGATGCAGACGTCGCGATTGGGGCAACTTTCGCGTCTGGCCGGGGTGCGGACGAAGGCCGGACGCAAgcgtcgccgcagccgcggcgaccctttctctctctccttctctcgcgtctctgtctctgccgctcgcgAGCGGCAGCCAGGCGACTCATTGCTCAGGGAACTGTGAGGATCAACGGCAAGAAACTTCAGGCAGATGGAGAGGTCGCGCTGGCGCTCGCTGACTTCGAGGAAGTCGCCGTGCAGAGCCCGTCCGAgccgggtgtacagacacacgcggcgatccgcgagaaggacgagaggcaCAGCGAAGGTGAAGGAGAGGCACTAGGAACggagcagacggagaagacgggggcGCAAGATGCGGGGGGAGGAACAGGGGATCCACGTCttgaaggagacggaaagagaaacgacgagagagcgaacggaGAACCACtgaaggcgggaagaaggacgcgcAGCGTACATCAGTGCGCGATCTCTGTGGGGAGGAAAGGATTCGCAGTCCTCCATTTGATTGATGAAGCAGACTGGCCGGAAGCAAAGCGCGATGAGCATCTCATCGTCGTCGAGTAACCCCAGACGTCCAAGATTCGGTTAACGAAACGGCCTGCCGTTCCACtcacatatacgcatattTCTATGCACGCATATTTGTATAAATATGTGTAAAGGTTTCGTGGATTCGTGTGCGTGGGAATACGGTTGGTGCGTCAAAGTATGCGTACTGAATGCACTTTTGTGTATACACGAATTTGTGCTGTTGCCAATATCGTTGAGTTCGTAGACTGACGTTTTCGCTCGA from Neospora caninum Liverpool complete genome, chromosome VIII includes the following:
- a CDS encoding putative tyrosyl-tRNA synthetase, coding for MHAAILAEMDARVCRLSLCLPLSVSVSRSKLPNRRRPKTRASRPGFSPAVFPSRLSSPSFPLSPSSASSPRFPARLALSAPAFPLSLEPGEEVGEDSGENRPWDEHAFASPFLVDAFARGVIAHGNALARLDRLLVAWTGAVVARETDKRQSEEPARAHAPRTPGNPGTGETHASACLRARLPSVSDACDQASLKAAKRSCAAGEEHNSQDATAGRDGEDASCDQPLSFYLGIDLTGRSLHIGHLLPLLLLRRLQCLQLVRPVILLGTATTLVGDPTGKFQHNFVKPRTVFSSSLSARSSRTLRSQPSLLDSVLQDVDAEAGCRSGEEGRGELAARDFSRHAFCLDANKTAKIDENRAAIARQLTSIFNLDVSDPSGGFPLPASPATAKPPPATIVENRAWLGGLSSLDFLTEFGAYLSLPRLLSRSSVEETLGPCLPARNTPTRSGDAGAQPQKAASKANFSFASLAYSVLQAVDWSFLRRRLGVVGQVGGGDQWGNIATGLELARRRDNARLFGITTPLLLHRSGVKMGKSGSPGGTGTRTGTDSAFRRGDEGEGGRVDESRRGHSTLPKSPGGKTVWLRKDLTPPVEFWQHWRNVDDGDVRRLLRWFTLLSVPEIDALEEDTRHCGERGLNYLKEVLADHVTTLVHGSSITRAVRAVVTAGRQQSSFAFASAPALPLRPPEYAGSESEAGENETAETVEVSGALPPTHFLRRSWLGAARAAAGNAEGSASPVRSPAECRDSGSLGNGAGEGDADVAIGATFASGRGADEGRTQASPQPRRPFLSLLLSRLCLCRSRAAARRLIAQGTVRINGKKLQADGEVALALADFEEVAVQSPSEPGVQTHAAIREKDERHSEGEGEALGTEQTEKTGAQDAGGGTGDPRLEGDGKRNDERANGEPLKAGRRTRSVHQCAISVGRKGFAVLHLIDEADWPEAKRDEHLIVVE